atcaaatattttgttaaaattgactGTTCTTGGCTCATTCGAAAGCTGCCTAGCCCTGGCTCACGTATGCTATATGGCTATAACTGTAACTAATCTCGCTTTCTTTGCCTCTCCTAAATTTATGCCAATTCTGATTGATGCAATTGTTCATTTTGAGTTTGGAAAATGATTTTATGATATAGTAAACAaaaaggtttttaaaaaaaaaaaactaaaaagaaaggGTAGATGCAAAATTTCCGTCCAGATAAAACATGACAAGGTGTTTTCAattgtttgttgttttattggttaagaaaaaaattctcaGGGAAATAATTAGTAGCAAAGTAATCAAGCTAATGTGCATGTTTGATTGCTTCacttggtaaaattatattgtgAGGTAAATGAGATTATAAAAATGTCTACATCAAAGAGTAGTAgaaatttctcaaaattgtgaaattatcaTGTTTGTTAAAGAAATTGTTGCATGGACTCCGGGCGTCAGATATAGGTATGCGTCCAGCACGggcttgtttaatttttttctaagtttCTCCATGTATTTGAGGAGTCTCTggaggtattttttttaaatatgtgcCGAACACAAGTGTCAACAACATAGATTACAAAATTTTGCTAAAGGAAGGTCAAAAAACAAGATTTACATGTTTCTTTTAGCTTTATAAAGGACACTTGATAATGCTGCACTCAATTCTCCAGGCCATTGTTCGGTGCTATCGTGAACCAGCTTTGAAAAACACAGGGGCAGGCAATGGAGTGAATGACACTAAATTTCTCAACCTACAGGTAAGTGTTTTGTTCTCTCTTAGTTTCAAGAAGAACTGCAGCATTGATCGTAGGAAAATTTTCCATTCTATATTCTttgtttaatttagtcattcaaCATGCTTAACTCTGTTATTGACTTGGTCGGCCCCTTCTTTTCAGCACTACTGTGTTTATCCAACTGATACAACTGTCTTCTGAAAATAGATTTGATTATCGGTTTTTCTTTAACCACCTtgacttttataatttctacTTGCAGATAAAGCCATGTAACCTAACAAAGCTAATCTTTATAGGGTTAGAATTTTTTTCGCTGCAAGGACTGGTTATACTAGTATAAATCTAAAGCTATAGTAATTATCTGTTCCCCTTGAAAAagatttgatattgaattttagtttaactTTGTTACTCTACCAAATTCCTCAAAAGTTGATAGTTACTGGTTAGGTATTcttgtattttatttcatgtttccTTGAAGTTTAGTTCCTTTGAACTATTTTACTTGGTGATATTGAACTTAATATATTTGTCCAAACAAATGTTGTAAGCATGTTCTTAGTTTTTGATCCTATGTTATATACgtggaatattttttttatgaaaattatgaaatataccAGTAAAACTAATAGAGGTAAATTATACTTCCACTCTACATGTATAGATTACAATTATCTTTATTCTAaggttatttaaaaaataaataatgccCAGAAACCAGCATTATGGTTAGTGTTAGGAGGAGTAATGTTGGTGAACTGGAATGATGAGCGTTCATCCCTATTTTATTTGCAAGAGATTTCATTTATTGTCAACGTCATTAGATTTTGGATTCTATCCTCATTAAATTTAGCTCTGGTTTCTAATACTTTATCAGTAAAATAAGGGTTAAAGTTGAAGAATTTAGGATTTCTCTTTTAATAACTAATTTTGGACTTAAGTTTCAAGAAATGAACTTATCTTAATCTATTGTCTTGAGATCAAAATTTGGTTGAAAGATTCAAAGTTAATGCTGTCTTTCTCAGAAGCCATGCATTCAATGGCACATAGCTTCCACCAATGTGGCATGGTGGTGGAGAGGTGGGATGTCAAATGTATtcaagagaattctagatagaAAGAGACTTTTAACTACATAGTCATCAATGCTATTATGCTGTTTTTGAGTACTGAAAGTTTTAGTCCTAAACCTGAAGATATTGgagttaaaagaaattaagttAAATGGTTGCATGTGGTTTTCATTAAAAGAGGCCTAAATCGTGCTGTGTTATAAACGCAAAAAAAGGGTAGTATTATTTGGCTTGTACAATGCAGCTTCTTCAGTTTCCATCCGTGCCTACTCTCTTCATATATACCTACTCTATATCATGCTGCTgtgtatataaaatttacatttttgttaCATAAGAAAAgtgcatgtttaaatttttttatcaggCTTTATTTTAGTGAATGGAGATTGATATATGATTCTCTACTAGCCCTAACAAAGCTTTctgttaatttttcttttccctttttcaattGATTGCGGATAAAGGCAGATGTTTCAAAAGGGAATGGCAGCAAAATCTTTTACGTCATCACGCTTTGATGGTAATTTCCGTTCTCTTTGCTCCACTTTTTAGCATCAAGGTTGTTTAGCTGCTTATCATCAGTGCGTGAAGAACTTACATGTCATAAAGTGGGAAAGTACAGCTGATATATGGAAAGTTGCACTCTTCATGCCGTGTTTCCTTGTATATCTAATACATTGAGGATGCATGTCTCCTCCCCTTCTAACATTTAGCCATATATTTTTgcaattctttttgttttaacgCAGCTGATAATACAAAAcatcatttttctaaaattttatttgtattgcatATCAGTTGAAGAAACATTCATTTGCTCCTGGCCAATTTCTCTCTCCATATCTTTTCCAGTTTTCCTGTATAAGAAATCTGTCTCCAGATTTTCAAACTACCATTACTTTTATGCTCTTAGCTTTCATAGCCCTTCTATGCCACAACAAAGCCAATTAAGTGCTCAATACTTGGGGTCTCTAAAATTCAGAAGAAAAAACAATTCCAAGACCACAAGGCCAAACATTCTCATAACTTTTATGTATTTGATTGTAATATTGATAATTCCACAATGTTACATTTCATAGGAATTTAAGTGgtttaatattatgtttattgCTTAATTAGAGTTTGCAATGAAGCAGCTGTGTGCAATCACTTGTTAAACATTATTTTGACGCAGTCCTTTTATGTGGTTATTTGATAGAGCATCATATTTCTCTTAATATTATACTGATTAATATTCCTTACAAATAGTACATATTCAAAATTGTCATGAAGCTGAACAGTTCATTCTTGTGGAGTTTGCTTGAGTTTTGGGTTAAATAACTTAATATACAAGATGCATTAATGGTAAAACTGCATCAAGCTTGAGTATAGTCATGCACTTATAGACTTGTATTCCGACTTTCTAAATTTGCCTTACTTATAGTTGCTATATTTTCAAAGCATCTTAAATAACTGAATGTGATGCACACAGCAAAATTAGTAATTGGCTAACTTTCGATAAGCTCATACTTTGTGAATAATATAGGTGGTTATATTTACAAAGACTATCATTTCCAACTAGTGTAATGAGCAGTGAAAGTTCTAAGGTGTTTTTCCCTTATACTTTTGAGCATTTTTTGACACTAGGATCCTTTTAAACATAACTTGAAGGACAAAGAATATAATCACTAGCCTCTAGACTGAGATCATAGACTTTTTGACAAGTTGGAATCTGAAACACTTTTGCAGACAATTTACTTTACTGCAATGATTAATGCAGTAATTAGTGGTAACATATGTTAGACCTGTAAACTTAAGTAGCCTTATGTTGCGGAAACTAACTTTTAGCGCATAATCTATTCTGTCTTTCCTATTGTTTAACTCAATggctatattttattattaaatccgTCTGATTCTCACTCAAGGTCTTGACCAAAATAGTACTTCGGTCAAGGCTAAGagacttcaatttttttctgcTTTATACTAAGATTCCACCATAATTGCTTGCATTAAATAATCGGTGTTACCATTTTGTTGCAGAATCCTTGAAGAATCATCGAGCTATGGTTGATGACTTAAATGTGAAGAAGCCATTGAGTGTGGTGTCTGCTTTCGCCTTTGGTCAAGCATTGTGGTTGATTTCTGCACAACTAGCAAACGCAAGTGAAATTACTACCGGAGATGCTGTTTACGAGGTTGGAGAGTTATTTGAGTTAGGAATCCAGCTATCTTATCTACTTTTACTATTAGTTTTACTTGGGGTTGGAACCTTCTTTGTAATCCGTCAAGTACTTGTACGGAGAGAACTTGACCTTTCTGCCAAAGAATTGCAGGTAAGAAACTATTTTCCCATGCAAAAAAATGCTAATTAAATTGCTCTGCGATTTTgtctattttacttttcttaatGTCTATGATGATGATTTAATCAAGTTACTGTAACCAAATGAAAAGCAAAATGAGGAAAGACTTCCAACTCTTTGTTCTTAGCTTTACAATGAATGTCAACTGCTCTTTTCCACTTACATTACTCCtgaatatgattattttaatttcaggaGCAAGTCAGAAGTGGAGATGCCAGTGCAACAGAGCTTTTTGAGCTAGGTGCCGTTATGTTGAGAAGGAAATTTTACCCAGCTGCAAATAAGTTTTTGCTTCAGGCAATCGAAAAATGGGATGGAGATGATCAAGATCTTGCCCAGGTATGAGATCATTTGGATCTTCCATATCTTACAAGCAGAAgcactttgttttattttataaattctactTTACAGAATGTGATACGTATGTCCTGCCTTGCTGTTACAATCAATTATGTCAACCATTTTTTGCATGAACTTATCTGCTTTTAAGCATCACATACGAGTTTGCTAAGGAGATTCATTTGGATGATTGTGTTGAAAACTATTATCGACCATTAACATAGAATCATCCATTGATTAAGTATTCTTCTTCTACGAGTCATAAATCATGCAATAAGCAGTGCAATTTGTCTGCTTTGTGGTTTTAGTCAGAGGTCATACAAAAATGTGGTAATTTCTATCATGAAATGACTAAGAATCAATCGACAGAACATTAGTGAGAGAAACCTGGATCTAACAGGAATTATAGCTGTCTAATTCTGAAATTGCATGATATGAACTATTTATGAAACAAaatgataagtggtagcctttCTTTCTATCAATAAGTACACTCTTGAAACTGCATTAGCAAGAGTTTTCCTTTGGTTTTTGGTACGCATTAGGTCAAACTCAAAAAGGGGATTAAATCATGGATTTTGACTGCCAACTGGACAAATGGAAGCCACTACCATATGCATTGATAGAATTTGTTATGTTGAATTTTCCCTTCAGTTTGTGTTCTTGATGTTCATGAGTCTGGTTATTCATTTGCtggtcttttttctttttgcactCATTGATGTATTGCAATATTGAATAGAACTTGTCTAGTTATTATGATATCCAGATATATTTCGATTTTCAGTCCGTAGTGTTTTGGATTAAGTAGTTCTAGTTCTAGTTCTAGTTGCTCAGACATATGATATTTGTCATTTGTACTGCACTTGTAAACTCAAAAAAGTTATTATGACACCGACACAGCAGTATGTTGGGCATCTATTTTTGGTTTCATCTGAAGCATGTGTTGTGAAGGTTACCTATATGTGGTAAGTACCTAACTtaaacaaatacataaataagGATACACAATACTTTTTTCGGGTCATCTTGATTTTGTACTTTCTTCTTGGTATCCTGATTGGTGCTCTGTTAACATGAAACTAACCTTAAGTATTTTGCGAACCATTGCATAGGTTTACAATGCCCTTGGTGTCAGTTACGTTCGGGATGGGAAGCTTGAGAAAGGAATCAATCAATTTGAAACTGCTGTGAAGATTCAACCAGGATATGTCACAGCTTGGAACAATCTTGGCGATGCATACGAGAAGAAAAAAGACTACAAGTCTGCACTGAAAGCATTTGAAGAAGTATTGCTTTTCGATCCTAATAATAAGATAGCACGTCCAAGGCGAGACGCACTGAAGGATCGTGTAGAAATGTACAAAGGAGTTCCTATCAAATCAAAAGACAGATGATTTTGTGAGGTTGCTGCATGTTTGGATATGAATTTTGGACAAGTGACTAAAGGTTTGTTCAAACAATTTAACACCCAGAAAAGGAATTATGACAGTTCTTTATATTACTGTTTTGATACAATCTCTATACCTCTATCTTCTCATACGGAAGATTCCTATCACCTACCTTGGCCATCTGAAATACCAGAACAGACGGCCATGGACAGATCTTTCGAAAGCATTGTCCTTCCAAGCTCAACTAACCAGCCGTTGGGAATATCTTTCCTCAAAATTGGCCTAAATGAGCTTAACTCCCTTCAAAACCACAATAGAAAAACCAAACATCCGTATTATTTCAGACGGTATAAAAACAAcccagaaaagaaaatagattttatatatatc
The nucleotide sequence above comes from Gossypium raimondii isolate GPD5lz chromosome 13, ASM2569854v1, whole genome shotgun sequence. Encoded proteins:
- the LOC105783262 gene encoding tetratricopeptide repeat domain-containing protein PYG7, chloroplastic isoform X2, with the protein product MTLNFSTYRQMFQKGMAAKSFTSSRFDESLKNHRAMVDDLNVKKPLSVVSAFAFGQALWLISAQLANASEITTGDAVYEVGELFELGIQLSYLLLLLVLLGVGTFFVIRQVLVRRELDLSAKELQEQVRSGDASATELFELGAVMLRRKFYPAANKFLLQAIEKWDGDDQDLAQVYNALGVSYVRDGKLEKGINQFETAVKIQPGYVTAWNNLGDAYEKKKDYKSALKAFEEVLLFDPNNKIARPRRDALKDRVEMYKGVPIKSKDR
- the LOC105783262 gene encoding tetratricopeptide repeat domain-containing protein PYG7, chloroplastic isoform X1, with product MLLQTTISSRPLYQRHACFSATHQLPLYYSFLASASLNFTRKNLFFQAIVRCYREPALKNTGAGNGVNDTKFLNLQMFQKGMAAKSFTSSRFDESLKNHRAMVDDLNVKKPLSVVSAFAFGQALWLISAQLANASEITTGDAVYEVGELFELGIQLSYLLLLLVLLGVGTFFVIRQVLVRRELDLSAKELQEQVRSGDASATELFELGAVMLRRKFYPAANKFLLQAIEKWDGDDQDLAQVYNALGVSYVRDGKLEKGINQFETAVKIQPGYVTAWNNLGDAYEKKKDYKSALKAFEEVLLFDPNNKIARPRRDALKDRVEMYKGVPIKSKDR